In Paraburkholderia caballeronis, the following proteins share a genomic window:
- a CDS encoding amidohydrolase family protein gives MSTTATEQKHAVPHIPVRPEWLAQRAEAALEPGLPIIDAHHHLWEFPDKRYRTRDLLDDLASGHNIRATVFVECKTHYDTDAPVELASAGEMRFALAEAREAKALGATADVGAAFVGNADLLRGDAVGPVLDHLIEASEGRLRSIRNIAVWHADPDVRPSAATPPARLLLDPAFRAGVAQLAPRKLAFDAWLIHTQLPELCGLAEAASDTPIVLNHIGGPLALGRYRGQRDAVFAAWRDDIRRVAQYPNVHVKLGGFGMPLFGFGFEKTALPPDSASVADAIRPYVETCIDAFGAARCMFESNFPVDKGSFGYGIAWNAFKRVSAGLPDADRAALFHDTAARFYRITG, from the coding sequence ATGAGCACGACTGCTACCGAACAGAAACACGCGGTTCCGCACATTCCGGTGCGGCCCGAATGGCTCGCGCAGCGCGCCGAGGCCGCGCTGGAGCCGGGATTGCCGATCATCGACGCGCACCACCATCTGTGGGAGTTCCCGGATAAGCGCTACCGCACGCGCGATCTGCTCGACGACCTCGCGAGCGGCCACAACATTCGCGCGACGGTGTTCGTCGAATGCAAGACGCACTACGACACGGACGCGCCGGTCGAACTGGCGTCGGCGGGGGAGATGCGCTTCGCGCTGGCCGAAGCGCGCGAAGCGAAGGCATTGGGCGCGACCGCCGACGTCGGCGCGGCGTTCGTCGGCAACGCGGACCTGTTGCGCGGCGACGCGGTCGGGCCGGTGCTCGATCACCTGATCGAAGCATCGGAAGGGCGGCTGCGCAGCATCCGCAACATCGCGGTGTGGCACGCGGACCCGGACGTGCGTCCGTCCGCGGCGACGCCGCCGGCGCGGCTGCTGCTCGACCCGGCGTTCCGCGCGGGCGTCGCGCAGCTCGCGCCGCGCAAGCTCGCGTTCGACGCATGGCTGATCCACACGCAACTGCCGGAACTGTGCGGCCTCGCGGAAGCGGCCAGCGATACGCCGATCGTGCTGAACCACATCGGCGGCCCGCTCGCGCTCGGCCGTTATCGCGGGCAGCGCGACGCGGTGTTCGCCGCGTGGCGCGACGACATCCGGCGGGTCGCGCAGTATCCGAACGTACATGTGAAGCTCGGCGGCTTCGGCATGCCGCTGTTCGGCTTCGGCTTCGAAAAAACCGCTTTGCCGCCCGACTCGGCGAGCGTCGCCGACGCCATCCGTCCGTACGTCGAGACCTGCATCGACGCTTTCGGCGCGGCGCGCTGCATGTTCGAAAGCAACTTCCCGGTGGACAAGGGCAGCTTCGGATACGGCATCGCATGGAACGCGTTCAAGCGGGTGAGCGCCGGTCTGCCCGACGCCGACCGGGCTGCGCTGTTCCACGATACCGCGGCCCGCTTTTACCGGATCACCGGATAG
- a CDS encoding porin, giving the protein MVRKEICALACLGALSGTAMAQSSVTLYGIVDTTLRYTSHADASGGSRFQMADGLVTGDRIGFRGVEDLGGGNKAIFTLENGFSPANGTLLQGSREFGRQAFVGLSGQWGTLTMGRQYTVTHEMIASHDVFALANYAPDGIVGGNYSGARLDNTVKYRGAYGPFYFSAAFSFGNVPGDFHSGSSPAVGIGYGSGPWNFSVTYQVMNDVTTAFYGLPIDPSQQKVWSATGTYTFSNSQLYFGYVGSRIDVADYRDDTGYLAVNQQVFPWLHFIAAGWFDHMRHADQSGNRWTGTLMLDYLLSKRTDVYVEADYTKLSGVWTSTAAQPQFQTPFFGYSSQVGANIGLRHTF; this is encoded by the coding sequence ATGGTAAGGAAGGAGATTTGTGCGCTTGCGTGCCTGGGCGCGCTGTCCGGGACGGCAATGGCGCAGTCGAGCGTCACGCTGTACGGCATCGTCGATACGACGCTGCGTTATACGAGCCACGCCGACGCGTCGGGCGGCTCGCGCTTCCAGATGGCCGACGGCCTCGTGACCGGCGACCGCATCGGCTTTCGCGGCGTCGAGGATCTCGGCGGTGGCAACAAGGCGATCTTCACGCTGGAGAACGGTTTCTCGCCGGCGAACGGCACGCTGTTGCAGGGCAGCCGCGAATTCGGCCGCCAGGCGTTTGTCGGCCTGTCCGGGCAGTGGGGCACGTTGACGATGGGTCGCCAATACACGGTGACGCACGAGATGATCGCGAGCCACGACGTGTTCGCGCTCGCGAACTACGCACCGGACGGCATCGTCGGCGGCAACTATTCTGGCGCGCGGCTCGACAACACCGTCAAGTATCGCGGTGCCTACGGGCCGTTCTATTTCAGCGCGGCGTTTTCGTTCGGCAACGTGCCGGGCGACTTCCATTCCGGGTCGTCGCCGGCGGTCGGCATTGGTTACGGGTCGGGTCCGTGGAACTTCAGCGTGACCTACCAGGTGATGAACGACGTGACGACCGCGTTCTACGGGTTGCCGATCGACCCGAGCCAGCAGAAGGTGTGGTCGGCGACCGGCACCTATACGTTCAGCAACTCGCAACTGTATTTCGGGTATGTCGGCAGCCGCATCGACGTGGCCGACTATCGCGACGACACCGGCTATCTGGCGGTGAACCAGCAGGTGTTCCCGTGGCTGCACTTCATCGCGGCGGGCTGGTTCGACCACATGCGCCATGCGGACCAGAGCGGCAACCGCTGGACCGGCACGCTGATGCTCGATTACCTGTTGAGCAAGCGCACCGACGTGTACGTCGAGGCCGACTATACGAAGCTGTCCGGCGTGTGGACGAGCACCGCGGCGCAGCCGCAATTCCAGACACCGTTCTTCGGTTATAGCTCGCAGGTCGGCGCGAATATCGGGCTGCGCCATACGTTCTGA
- a CDS encoding MBL fold metallo-hydrolase — protein sequence MKVQRIGNTEIRKVDEISRMPLEARWLFPSIDEAFVEANRHWLGDNLVEPGSTRLYMSFHSYVIRTRHHTILVDACNGNHKQRPSMPAWNDLNTPYLANLAAIGVRPEEIDIVLCTHLHADHVGWNTRLENGRWVPTFPNARYLMARVEFDYLLRQHREHPETPVNRGSFEDSVLPVVEHGRADMVELDHVVERELGDGVWLSPACGHTPGHVFVNVGEHGRERAVFTGDVIHHAVQFADPSLSNLADFDKQQAHDTRLNLMRRYADTDTLLMTGHFPSPTAGRIVSHGDLFRFAFDSE from the coding sequence GTGAAAGTGCAAAGAATCGGCAACACTGAAATCCGCAAGGTCGATGAAATCAGCCGCATGCCGCTCGAAGCGCGCTGGCTGTTTCCGTCGATCGACGAAGCGTTCGTCGAGGCGAACCGACACTGGCTCGGCGACAACCTCGTCGAACCCGGCTCGACCCGGCTCTACATGAGCTTCCACAGCTACGTGATCCGCACCCGCCATCACACGATTCTCGTGGACGCGTGCAACGGCAATCACAAGCAGCGTCCGTCGATGCCGGCGTGGAACGATCTGAACACGCCGTACCTCGCGAATCTCGCCGCGATCGGCGTGCGTCCCGAAGAGATCGACATCGTGCTGTGCACGCATCTGCACGCGGACCACGTCGGCTGGAACACGCGGCTCGAAAACGGCCGCTGGGTGCCGACCTTCCCGAACGCGCGGTATCTGATGGCGCGCGTCGAGTTCGACTATCTGCTCAGGCAGCATCGCGAGCATCCGGAAACGCCGGTCAATCGCGGGTCGTTCGAGGACAGCGTGCTGCCGGTCGTCGAGCACGGCCGCGCGGACATGGTCGAACTCGATCACGTGGTCGAGCGCGAACTCGGCGACGGCGTGTGGCTGTCTCCCGCCTGCGGCCATACGCCGGGGCACGTGTTCGTGAACGTCGGCGAACACGGCCGCGAGCGCGCGGTGTTCACCGGCGACGTGATTCATCACGCGGTGCAATTCGCGGACCCGTCGCTCTCGAATCTCGCGGACTTCGACAAGCAGCAGGCGCACGACACGCGTCTGAACCTGATGCGCCGTTACGCGGACACCGACACGCTGTTGATGACCGGGCATTTCCCGTCGCCGACGGCGGGGCGCATCGTGAGCCACGGCGATCTGTTCCGTTTCGCGTTCGACAGCGAATAA
- a CDS encoding ABC transporter substrate-binding protein encodes MRSKTLKTIAIRALCAAALSGAALVAQAQETMKVGVIASLSGGGTAWGLGLQRGVQIAIDQLNAAGGLKLGGKTYRLELIAYDDQYNAAQAKTAADRLVNRDQVKVIFGPVGSPGALGSLPVTQPAKVLQFVDGYAPQILRNQWKGAYVFRINNSTQEFSGPIVQWLHKYAPNAKKIGMIAPNDATGQSGVPILTDAYKKNGFDVWTDSYERGTKEFTPLLLRMMAQNVDVFDLNANAPGEAGLLVKQARQVGYKGIIIQSGGAGIDELIQIAGPLANGMLKYDVIDESLPRVKPFVDAYHQKYTGVMNGLAPVYYNAANILFEAMRRAGTTDTTQVRDQLEKMTGYDAPIFGKVVWTGAKDYGVDHQLLHTFVIKEVANGKATVKAVITP; translated from the coding sequence ATGCGCAGTAAGACGCTGAAGACCATCGCAATCCGTGCGCTGTGCGCGGCCGCCCTGAGCGGCGCCGCGTTGGTCGCGCAGGCCCAGGAGACGATGAAGGTCGGCGTGATCGCGTCGCTTTCGGGCGGCGGTACCGCGTGGGGCCTCGGGCTCCAGCGCGGCGTGCAGATCGCGATCGACCAGCTTAACGCGGCCGGCGGGCTGAAGCTCGGCGGCAAGACGTACCGGCTCGAACTGATCGCCTACGACGACCAGTACAACGCGGCGCAGGCGAAAACGGCCGCCGACCGGCTCGTGAACCGCGATCAGGTGAAGGTGATCTTCGGCCCGGTCGGATCGCCGGGCGCGCTCGGCTCGCTGCCGGTCACGCAGCCCGCGAAGGTGCTGCAGTTCGTCGACGGCTACGCGCCGCAGATTCTGCGCAACCAGTGGAAGGGCGCCTACGTATTCCGGATCAACAACAGCACGCAGGAGTTCTCCGGGCCGATCGTGCAGTGGCTGCACAAGTACGCGCCGAACGCGAAGAAGATCGGCATGATCGCGCCGAACGACGCGACCGGCCAGTCCGGCGTGCCGATTCTCACCGACGCGTACAAGAAAAACGGCTTCGACGTGTGGACCGATTCGTACGAGCGCGGCACGAAGGAGTTCACGCCGCTGCTGCTGCGCATGATGGCGCAGAACGTCGACGTGTTCGACCTGAACGCAAACGCGCCGGGCGAAGCAGGCCTGCTCGTGAAGCAGGCGCGGCAGGTCGGCTACAAGGGGATCATCATCCAGTCCGGCGGCGCGGGCATCGACGAGCTGATCCAGATTGCCGGGCCGCTTGCGAACGGCATGCTGAAATACGACGTGATCGACGAATCGCTGCCGCGCGTGAAGCCGTTCGTCGACGCGTACCACCAGAAGTACACGGGCGTGATGAACGGACTCGCGCCGGTTTACTACAACGCGGCGAACATCCTGTTCGAGGCGATGCGGCGCGCGGGCACGACCGACACGACGCAGGTTCGCGACCAGCTCGAAAAGATGACCGGTTACGACGCGCCGATTTTCGGCAAGGTCGTATGGACCGGCGCGAAGGACTACGGCGTCGACCACCAGTTGCTGCACACGTTCGTCATCAAGGAAGTCGCGAACGGCAAGGCGACGGTGAAGGCGGTCATCACGCCGTAA
- a CDS encoding branched-chain amino acid ABC transporter permease, with amino-acid sequence MFSPAVLGQVFVDGIGLSAIYILIALGFTLLFGIMRVVNFAHGAFAMLGGYALYYLYGNLGLPYLVAAPAAALIVAFVALLLERIVYRFFYQRMFQSMIGLLGLDMAIMYIAVIVWNAEERSVPPSTDALLQLGSLVFPAQKLIIAGIAAIALLAFYVFTHYSRYGLAMRAAAQDVDIAEAQGVNSTAIYRLAFFIAIFMAALAGGFYAQTYALSPFVGEPQLMIAFIVVILGGMGSIPGVALGGLILGFANSFLGTFYGSAASIFVSFGAVILLLIFRPWGLLGAKEA; translated from the coding sequence ATGTTCTCTCCCGCAGTTCTGGGCCAGGTTTTCGTGGACGGCATCGGCCTGAGCGCGATCTACATCCTGATCGCGCTCGGATTCACGCTGCTGTTCGGCATCATGCGCGTCGTGAACTTCGCGCACGGCGCATTCGCGATGCTCGGCGGTTATGCGCTGTACTACCTGTACGGCAACCTCGGTTTGCCGTATCTGGTCGCCGCGCCGGCCGCGGCGCTCATCGTCGCGTTCGTTGCGCTGCTGCTGGAGCGCATCGTCTATCGCTTCTTCTATCAACGGATGTTCCAGAGCATGATCGGCCTGCTCGGGCTCGACATGGCGATCATGTACATCGCGGTGATCGTGTGGAACGCGGAGGAGCGTTCGGTGCCGCCGAGCACCGACGCGCTGCTGCAACTCGGCAGCCTCGTGTTTCCCGCGCAGAAGCTGATCATCGCGGGGATCGCGGCCATCGCGCTGCTCGCGTTTTACGTGTTCACGCACTATTCGCGCTATGGGCTCGCGATGCGCGCGGCCGCGCAGGACGTCGACATCGCCGAGGCGCAGGGCGTGAACAGCACCGCGATCTATCGCCTCGCGTTTTTCATCGCGATCTTCATGGCGGCGCTCGCGGGCGGCTTTTATGCGCAGACTTACGCGCTGTCGCCGTTCGTCGGCGAGCCGCAACTGATGATCGCGTTCATCGTCGTGATTCTCGGCGGGATGGGCAGCATTCCCGGCGTCGCGCTCGGCGGGCTGATCCTCGGCTTCGCGAACAGCTTTCTCGGCACCTTCTACGGCAGCGCCGCGTCGATCTTCGTGTCGTTCGGCGCGGTGATCCTGCTGCTGATCTTCCGCCCGTGGGGCCTGCTTGGAGCGAAAGAAGCATGA
- a CDS encoding branched-chain amino acid ABC transporter permease: MSKPSTLESTLPSAFASQHAPQADALRPARRWLTHPAVIAAVVVVLAVLPFFAQDKFVLSVAVTTFITAIAAASLHLIVRTGHVSLGHAAFMGIGAYVSAIATMNFNLPFPLAVCLAFIAPAALALVVGPILLRLTGKYFVLVTLLFGEIVRTVFVNWTDVTGGSNGISGVPAPSEFFSNPVPFYYLALGFAVVIIGIVGRLLASEIGRTIDSIRESEPLARCSGVPVLRTKVAVFMLGCGIVGVAGALQAHFVHYIDPTSFALDQSLNLVVINVIGGMFTLIGPIVGTLFIVLLPEFLRGYVELQHVFFGIVLILVMAFFSGGIADAGVLLKRMGFSRAGRGGAR, encoded by the coding sequence ATGAGCAAACCATCGACTCTCGAATCCACGCTGCCGTCCGCGTTCGCGTCGCAACACGCGCCGCAGGCCGACGCGCTGCGGCCGGCGCGACGCTGGCTTACGCATCCGGCGGTGATCGCGGCCGTCGTCGTCGTGCTGGCCGTGCTGCCGTTTTTCGCGCAGGACAAGTTCGTGCTGTCCGTCGCGGTGACCACGTTCATCACGGCGATCGCCGCCGCGTCGCTGCACCTGATCGTGCGCACCGGCCACGTGTCGCTCGGCCATGCGGCGTTCATGGGCATCGGCGCCTATGTATCGGCGATCGCGACGATGAACTTCAACCTGCCGTTTCCGCTGGCCGTGTGCCTGGCGTTCATTGCGCCGGCCGCGCTCGCGCTGGTCGTCGGGCCGATCCTGCTGCGCCTGACCGGCAAGTACTTCGTGCTGGTCACGCTGCTGTTCGGCGAGATCGTGCGGACCGTGTTCGTGAACTGGACGGATGTGACCGGCGGCTCGAACGGCATCTCGGGCGTGCCAGCGCCGAGCGAGTTCTTCTCGAACCCGGTGCCGTTCTATTACCTCGCGCTCGGTTTCGCGGTCGTCATCATCGGCATCGTCGGGCGGCTGCTCGCGTCGGAGATCGGCCGCACGATCGATTCGATCCGCGAAAGCGAGCCGCTCGCGCGTTGTTCCGGCGTGCCGGTGCTGAGGACGAAGGTCGCGGTGTTCATGCTCGGCTGCGGAATCGTCGGCGTGGCGGGCGCATTGCAGGCGCACTTCGTGCACTACATCGACCCGACTTCGTTCGCGCTCGACCAGTCGCTGAATCTGGTGGTCATCAACGTGATTGGCGGGATGTTCACGCTGATCGGGCCGATCGTCGGCACGCTGTTCATCGTGCTGCTGCCTGAATTCCTGCGCGGGTACGTCGAGTTGCAGCACGTGTTCTTCGGTATCGTGCTGATTCTCGTGATGGCGTTTTTCTCCGGCGGCATTGCGGATGCGGGCGTGCTCCTCAAGCGCATGGGCTTTTCGCGCGCCGGACGCGGAGGTGCGCGATGA
- a CDS encoding ABC transporter ATP-binding protein: MTGPLLQVDKLSRHFGGLAAVSELTFHVDEHEILGIIGPNGAGKTTAINLVSGVIRPSSGHVRLDGDDVTGLLPHVLARKGLVRTFQSTTVYGERTVYENAVRGAYLGMYPGAMAAFFNTRRAREMRADSERRVGELLEWLNLADVAHLEAGSLPYGYQKTLGMVITLAAQPRIVMLDEPVAGLSAEEADHVRDTILKIRERGITVIVIDHNIRFMKGLCDRVMAMNQGHELTTGAPLDVLANPKVIEAYLGRGHAAAHRI, translated from the coding sequence ATGACCGGGCCGTTGCTTCAGGTCGACAAGCTGTCGCGGCACTTCGGCGGTCTTGCTGCCGTGTCGGAACTGACCTTTCACGTGGACGAGCACGAGATCCTCGGCATCATCGGGCCGAACGGCGCGGGCAAGACCACGGCGATCAATCTGGTGAGCGGCGTAATCCGTCCGAGCAGCGGCCACGTGCGGCTCGACGGCGACGACGTGACCGGTTTGCTGCCGCACGTGCTTGCGCGCAAGGGGCTGGTGCGCACGTTCCAGTCCACGACGGTCTACGGCGAGCGCACGGTGTACGAAAACGCGGTGCGCGGCGCGTACCTCGGCATGTATCCGGGCGCGATGGCCGCGTTCTTCAACACGCGCCGCGCGCGCGAGATGCGCGCGGACAGCGAGCGCCGCGTCGGCGAACTGCTCGAATGGCTGAATCTCGCGGACGTCGCGCATCTGGAGGCCGGCAGCCTGCCGTATGGGTATCAGAAGACGCTCGGCATGGTGATTACGCTCGCCGCGCAGCCGCGTATCGTGATGCTCGACGAACCGGTCGCGGGCCTGAGCGCCGAGGAGGCGGACCACGTGCGCGACACGATCCTGAAGATCCGCGAGCGCGGCATCACCGTGATCGTGATCGACCATAACATCCGCTTCATGAAGGGGCTCTGCGATCGCGTGATGGCGATGAATCAGGGACATGAACTGACGACCGGCGCGCCGCTCGACGTGCTCGCGAATCCAAAGGTTATCGAAGCGTATCTGGGGAGGGGGCATGCCGCAGCTCACCGTATCTGA
- a CDS encoding ABC transporter ATP-binding protein, producing the protein MPQLTVSDLNVRYGRVIGTHGVSFSVEAGEIFALVGSNGAGKSSAIKAILGMANYASGSITFEGENMRGLKTSEIVRRGIAISPEGRRVFGQLSVAENLRMGAFTRPRDEADARIEQIYAYFPRLKERWKQHAASLSGGEQQMLAIGRALMSKPKLFLLDEPSLGLAPIVVERIGDVLDEIRRAEQLTVILAEQNAHWAMHLASRAVIFELGRSVNTGPTDQLMQDPAVQSAYLGV; encoded by the coding sequence ATGCCGCAGCTCACCGTATCTGATCTGAACGTGCGCTACGGCCGCGTGATCGGCACGCATGGCGTGTCGTTCTCGGTCGAGGCCGGCGAGATTTTCGCGCTCGTCGGCAGCAACGGCGCGGGCAAGAGCAGCGCGATCAAGGCGATCCTCGGGATGGCGAACTACGCGTCGGGCTCGATCACGTTCGAAGGCGAGAACATGCGCGGGCTGAAAACGAGCGAGATTGTGCGGCGCGGCATCGCGATCTCGCCGGAAGGGCGGCGCGTATTCGGGCAGCTTTCGGTCGCGGAGAATCTTCGGATGGGGGCGTTCACGCGCCCGCGCGACGAAGCGGACGCGCGCATCGAGCAGATCTATGCGTATTTCCCGCGCCTGAAGGAACGCTGGAAGCAGCATGCGGCCAGTCTGAGCGGTGGCGAGCAGCAGATGCTCGCGATCGGCCGTGCGCTGATGTCGAAGCCGAAGCTGTTCCTGCTTGACGAGCCGTCGCTCGGCCTCGCGCCGATCGTCGTCGAACGCATCGGCGACGTGCTCGACGAAATCCGCCGCGCCGAGCAGTTGACCGTGATTCTCGCGGAGCAGAACGCGCATTGGGCGATGCACCTCGCGTCCCGCGCGGTGATCTTCGAACTGGGGCGTTCGGTGAACACGGGGCCGACGGATCAACTGATGCAGGATCCGGCCGTGCAGAGCGCGTATCTCGGGGTTTGA
- a CDS encoding SMP-30/gluconolactonase/LRE family protein, with the protein MSPEFEIINYERFRHSIVANARIEVLHTGMRWPEGPVWFADGEYLLWSDIPNNRIMRWVEGAPATVYRYPSNHANGNTRDRQGRLLTCESGGRRVTRTEHDGTITVLADRFGGKRLNSPNDIIVKSDDSIWFSDPDYGILSDYTGDKAKSEIGANNVYRLDPDTRELTVATGELVKPNGLAFSPDETILYIADSGVSHDPNGPHHIVAFDVIDGVRLARPRVFATISPGVADGFRVDTEGNVWTTAGDGVHCYAADGELLGKIHLPEVATNLTFGGPKRNRLFVTTASSLIAVYVGQRGAQLP; encoded by the coding sequence TGGCCGGAAGGCCCGGTATGGTTCGCCGACGGCGAGTACCTGCTGTGGAGCGACATTCCGAACAACCGGATCATGCGCTGGGTCGAAGGCGCACCGGCAACCGTCTATCGTTATCCGTCGAACCATGCGAACGGCAACACGCGCGACCGCCAGGGCCGTCTGCTGACCTGCGAGAGCGGCGGCCGGCGCGTCACGCGCACCGAACACGACGGCACGATCACCGTGCTCGCGGACCGCTTCGGAGGCAAGCGGCTGAACTCGCCGAACGACATCATCGTGAAGTCCGACGACAGCATCTGGTTCAGCGACCCCGACTACGGCATCCTCAGCGACTACACCGGCGACAAGGCGAAAAGCGAGATTGGCGCGAACAACGTGTACCGGCTCGATCCGGACACGCGCGAACTGACGGTCGCGACCGGCGAACTGGTGAAGCCGAACGGCCTCGCGTTTTCGCCGGATGAAACGATTCTCTACATCGCGGACTCGGGCGTCTCGCACGATCCGAACGGGCCTCACCACATCGTCGCGTTCGACGTGATCGACGGCGTGCGGCTCGCGCGTCCGCGCGTGTTCGCGACGATCTCGCCCGGCGTCGCGGACGGCTTTCGCGTCGATACCGAAGGCAACGTGTGGACGACGGCCGGCGACGGCGTGCACTGTTATGCGGCCGACGGCGAACTGCTCGGCAAGATTCATCTGCCGGAAGTCGCGACCAATCTCACGTTCGGCGGCCCGAAGCGCAACCGTCTGTTCGTGACGACCGCGTCGTCGCTCATCGCCGTTTATGTTGGGCAGCGCGGCGCGCAGCTTCCCTAA